GAGTTGCTGATGTCCCGGTTCTTTCGGGAGCGCCATTTCGAATCGTAATGTGGCTTGTGTTTACTGCAGTAGGCACCCTTTATACGTGGAAATATGCCAATAAAATCCGAAAAGATCCATCACGTTCGTTATCATATCAATCAGATGAGTATTTCAGAAAAGAATATGAAAAGAAAGACATAAAGGTAAACTTTACAAAAGGACATGCTCTCGTCATCTTGACAGTTGTAGCAGGGGTGGCATGGATTATATGGGGGGTTGTCCAGCACGCTTATTATATTCCGGAAATTGCTAGTCAGTTCTTTACGATTGGTTTAGTAGCTGGGATTATCGGTGTCATCTTTAAACTAAATAATATGCGGGTTAACGATATTGCAGAAGGATTTGCACAAGGTGCGAAAGATTTAGTTCCAGCAGCTCTCGTTGTAGGGATGGCAAAGGGGATCGTGATTATCCTCGGTGGAGATGATCCAGCTACTGCTTCGGTATTAAATACAGTTCTTTACTCTGCTGGCCAATTGTTTAATGACATGCCAGAAGTCATTTCAGCAAGTTTAATGCTCGTGTTCCAGTCTGTTTTCAATTTCTTTGTCGTATCAGGATCTGGACAAGCGGCGTTAACAATGCCTTTAATGGCACCTTTAGCAGATATGTCAGGCGTAGAACGACAAATTGCTGTTTTAGCGTATCAGCTAGGTGACGGGTTAACAAATATTATCGTTCCTACTTCGGCTGCGTTAATGGGAACACTAGGTGCTGCTCGAATAGATTGGGGAATCTGGTTTAAGTTCATTATTAAATTTCAATTGTTAATTTTTGCACTTGCGATTACCTTTATGGTTATTGCTGTTTTAATTAATCTACACTAAATTCGTAACAAATTAATAGGAGGAATCATTTTTTGTTAACACTGATAAAAAATGCACATGTATATGCTCCAACCAATCTTGGAGTCAAAGATGTACTGATTGCAGACAAGCGAATTGCAAAAATTGCTGAACATATTGATGTACCTGAAGGATGGGATTGGGTAAAAGTCATCGCTGGAGAGGGGAAAGTGCTTGTTCCAGGATTTATTGATGGACATGTTCATATTACAGGAGGTGGAGGTGAGGGGAGTTTTCATACTCGTACTCCTGAACTTTTACTAACTGATGCTACAACAAGTGGTGTGACAACTGTCGTAGGTGTGATTGGAACTGACGGGACGACGAGGACAATGGCTAGTCTTGTTGCTAAGGCAAGGGCTTTGAAAGAGGAAGGTATATCGTGTTATGTGCATACAGGTTCCTATCAAATTCCCGTTCGTACTTTAACAGGTAAAATTGAAGATGATTTGATTTTTACAGACGTGATTATCGGAGCGGGGGAAATAGCGATTGCTGACCATCGCTCTTCGCAACCAACAGAAAAGGAGCTTGCACGGATAGCTTCCGAGGCACGTATTGGTGGGATGCTCTCAGGAAAGAAAGGAGTAGTCAACATTCACCTTGGAGATGGTTCTGATGGGCTTTCTCTTATTAAAAAGGTGATCGAAGAAACGAATATACCAATTGAACAATTTTATCCAACTCATATTAATCGAAATCCTTATTTGTTTGAGCAGGGGATCGAATTTGCGAAAAAGGGAGGCTTTGTTGATTTTACAACAAGTACCGTTCCGAAGTTTCTAGAGGAAGGGGAAGTAAAAAGCAGTAAAGCTTTAAAACGTATGCTAGACGCTGGTGTGCCGATTGAACAAATGACATTTACTTCAGATGCGCAAGGAAGTTTACCTGACTTTAATCAAAATGGACGTCTTATCGGGTTAAAAGTAGGAAAGATTCACTCCCTCTACGAAGCTTTTGTCGAAGCCGTTGAAGATGAGGGTCTTGATTTAGCTGACGTACTTAAGGTAATTACAATTAATCCAGCTAGAATTCTTGGTCTAACAGGTAAAGGTGAAATTACTGAGGGGAATGATGCTGATCTCTTATTATTAGACGAACATTCACTAGAAATAGAGAAAGTGTATGCTTTAGGTCAGTTGATGGTTAATGAAGGGAGACCAATTGTTAAAGGGACATTCGAAACATAATAAAAAAGTAGCATAAGAAAAAAAGGAGCTTGATTTTCCAATCCAAGCTCCTTTTAAAGTTACTTCTCTTTTTTATTGTTTTTCTCCTTGTCAGAAGAAGTTTCTTCTTTCTCATTAGATGGCTCGAGGTCTCCACTTAGTTGATCTTCAAGGTCATCACGTAAGTCATCATAAACTTTTTCTTTGAACTCTTCATACATTTCTTCTTTCATATCATCGTATACTTCTTCTTTCACTTGTTCATATACTTCTTCTTTCATATCATCATACACTTCATCTTTTACTTGTTCATAAACATCGTCTTTCATATCATCGTACACTTCTTCTTTCACTTGTTCGTATACATCTTCTTTCATGTCGTCATACACTTTCTCTTTCATCGTATCATACATATCGCCATATACTTCTTCTTTCACTTTTTTCGTTTGTCGACGTCTGAAAAGTTTCTGTTCGCTTCGTAAGTCTTTACCCATCATAAAGATTAACGAGAACAGCATGACGATCATGATCATCGCAAAAGGAAGCGCTGCAACAATGGAAGCCGTTTGTAAACCAGTCAAACCACCGCTTAATAATAATACACTTGCAGTACCAGCGATCAAGAAGCCCCAAATCACTTTTACGGAAAGCTTTGGATTTAAGCTTCCATCACTTGTCATTGCTCCTAATACATAAGAGGCAGAGTCAGCAGATGTAATAAAGAAGATAATAATGAGGAGTACAGCTAAAATGCTCATGATAATCCCCATTACCCCAAATTCACTTAACATCACAAACAATGCAACTTCAACATTATTTACGACAAGGTCACCAATGCGGTCATTCCCTTGAAGGATCATATCAAGTGCAGTTCCTCCAAAAGCAGTAAACCAAATGACTGCAAGAAGAGAAGGGACGATTAAAACTCCAGCTACGAATTCACGAATCGTTCGTCCGCGTGAAATACGTGCGATAAAGATTCCCATAAATGGTGCCCATGATATGTGCCATGCCCAGAAGAAGATGGTGTACATTCCTAACCATTCACCGTCACCAAATGGGTTTAAATCTAAGCTCATTTGGGTCACATTTGCTAAATAACCGCCAATAGTCGTTACAATACTTTCTGCAATAAACAGCGTTGGACCCGCGATTATGACAAACACGAGTAGAATCGAAGCAACTGTTAAGTTAATAACACTTAATATTCGTATCCCTTTATTAATTCCTGAAGCCGCAGAGAAAATAAATAATACTGTCACGATCGCAATGATAGTTAATTGCGTAAACGCGTTATTTGGGATCGTTCCTGTTAAATGTGAAAGTCCCCCTGTAATTTGTAATGCACTTAAACCGAATGTCGTTGCAACCCCCGTTGACGTTGCAAGGACTGCAAGTGTATCAATCCCTTTTCCAAACGGTCCGTATATTCTATCTCCTAATAGTGGCTGGAACGCAGAGCTAATTAAAGCTGGTTGGTCTTTTCTAAATTGAACGTAGGCTAAGGTGAGTGCAACGAGTGAAAAGATTGCCCATGGATGTAATGCCCAATGGAAAACAGCGTAGCGTAGACCGACATTCGCTTTGACTTCATCACTTTCAAGTATGTAGTCAGGGTGTGGATCTAAGTAATACAGTGCTGGTTCAGCAACCCCCCAGAACACAAACCCAACACCAATACCAGCAGAAAAAAGCATCCCGATCCAAGTATAAAATTTATATTCAGGCTTTTCATCGGATTTACCGAGCTTTAAGCGTCCAAAAGGACTGACTGCTAGGAAAATAACAAAGGCAATAAAAAGTGCTGTACATAACATATAAAACCAGCCAAAGTTATTTAATGTGGATGCTAATGCAGAATCTGATACAGCTTGGAGTGATTCAGGTCCAATAGCACCCCAAAGGACGAATAAAGCAACGAGTGTGGCTGAAATATAAAAGACGATACTCGGCTTTTTCGTTTCGTATTCGAATTTCTTCATTGATAAAGTTCATCCGCTTTTTAATCGGGGCGGATGGCCTCCTCTCTAAAATTATGTAATGACTTCTTTCTCATGATGTTTTCCTAGTCTTACTTTTTATAGGAAACATAGGTTATGATAAATTGATTTTCCCACTTTGTCTAGAAAATGTAACGAATTGTCATAAATTTTGGCAAAAATCATCGGGGTTAGTATGTGTAGAACACAACTTCTTATGTAAGGGAAGAAAGGGTGTAACTCACACTGAGACAATTTTCATGTCAACCAATTCATTTTTAGCAGAGTGAGATTACATCACATTGTATTTTGGTGAGTAATTATTTATTAATCTTCTTTATTGTTGAAGTAGTTCTCATAGAGTGTTTTCTTCTTCATTTCTTTTTCCAGACTAGAGACGAGCGTTTCAAGGCGTGCATTCATGTTATCGTCGAATAATAGTTCAGAAGTTGCTTCTTTTTTGCTTATTGCAAATTGAGGAGGAATGACAAGCCCATGCAAATTTCTAAAAACAAGCCGTAAATGATTCATCGTGTTTGTGCCTGCTTTTACTCCTCCTGTTGTTGTAACAAGTGCAATAGGTTTATCTTTAAAATGTGAAGAGTTGTAATAATCGAGTAAATTTTTTAAAGCACCAGAAAAAGAGCCGTGGTATTCAGGCGAGCCAACAACAATCCCATCCGCGCCAATTAGTTTCTCCTCGGTTTCAACGATACACTTTGGAGGTTGAGCATCTGGAACATATATAGGTGCATTGATTTCTCTAACATCGATAAAAGTTGATTTAAAGCCTCGCTCCTTTATTCTAGATTCTACTTTTTCTAAAAGCTTTCTAGTATATGAATCTTGGTTCATACTGCCGTTTATCAATGCAATCGTTTCGGTATAAGGTCTTGACATATCTTTCCCTCCTAAATAGGTAAATGTTCCATCTAGTTTGGTAATACTATGAGAAAACGAAATGAGTCGAATCAATTTCATAAGTGCATTTTTTACAAGCCCTCGGGAAAGCGTCCGTCTGAAGTGGAGTTCACGCTCATCATTCGGATTTTGGCATCATCTTTAGAGTTATGAAATTCATTCAGTCGTATAAAAATTTAATGAATTATTACTAGTATAACAAAAAGATTTATATTCTTGATTTTTGGGGTTTTAGAAGGAACGATTTAGTGGGTGAAGAATGGTTTAATCAAGGAGGGATAATGAGTATGGCAACATTTGATGACTTTATGAAACTAGACATGCGGGTAGGGACAGTGATTAATGCTGAATCATTTCCGGAGGCGAGAGTACCTGCAATCAAGTTACGAATTGATTTTGGAGATGAAATAGGAATTAAACAGTCAAGTGCACAAATTACTAAAAGGTACGAGCCCGATCAGATTATTAATAAACAAATAGTAGCTGTCGTAAATTTCCCACCTATGCGTATTGCAGGATTTAAATCAGAGGTGCTAGTAATGGGGGGAGTCCCCGAGAAAGGCGATGTTGTGCTATTGAATGTAGATGAAAATGTTCCAAATGGAACGAAGATTTCTTGACAAAAAAAGGGCTGTTTATTCAGCCCTTTCCATAATTACTTCAAAGGTCGTTGAGTCTTCTTCAACACCATCGATATAAACGGTTGCTCTGTATTCACCGATCGCTGTGGAAGGAAGCTCGGCGTCAAGCAGAGTTACATTAACACTGTTGGAAGAAAAGTAACCATAAGGACGTTCGAGCAAGGTTTCCCATGGATCTTGTTCTTTTTCACGAAATTCAAGTTTTACTTCGAAAGTACGATCTCCGATTGGTTCATCACTATAAAATAAAAGTTGAATAGTGGACTCATATTTTTGAAATTGAACGTGCCCTTTGCGTGTCGTGGTTATATCTGTTAATGACTTGGGTGGGCCAGTGACCGCATCGTAAACATATACACCTTCTGGCAATGACGTTTCATATGATTCAATCCATTCTGCTGGTAAATATAATAAGAAACCGATAAGTACGGGTGCAAGCACTGCGCCTATCCAAGAGGTTCCCTTTCCTTTAAAAAGTGGTGCAGTGGGCTTATCTATTGTTTCCTCATCCGTAATCATTCTTCTTATACGTTTTGCATAAAAGGCATTTCCCTTAAACCCAAAAAAGGCAGAAATAATAATTGGAAAAAGAAGTCGTACAAACGGTATTTGCTCAATGTTCATCATGGGTAATATAAGGGACGTTAAAACGATTCCTATTAAATAAAGAATGAAATACAACATTACCATCCCGTACATTTGTCTGTAAGCAAGCCAAAATGGACTTAAGAAAAACGCAGCCCAGTTAAACCCTGCAAACTTTAATGGCGAAGAGGACCTCTCCCATTTTGAGAAGTAATAATTGCTATTTTTGTCTACAATGTGAAGGGCCTTTTGCCGGAATGCTTCATCTTTTTGAAAGCGGTTGTTAAAATCGTCATTATACATAAGAATACTCCTTTGAAAATCATCACTTTTCATTTTACCATGAAAAGAACGTAAGGGTGATATTGAAAAGGTTATTGTTTTTAAACAATTGTTTAATATATGAATCAATTTCATAATACGTTTTTTGCGCAGTGAAACGAATGATATGATAGATTTTTTCATTAAATGTACGTTTTATTTCGAAGTGAACGTAACAAAAGACGTCGACTCCCAGAGGATCAGCGACGAGCAATACTTCTTCGAACTGCTTCGAGCTGCGACGAGTAACCGCAGGAACACTGTTTATCTGCGACGAGTAACCGCAGGAGCAACGAGCTGAAGATCCACTTAGGCGAAGGATTGTCGAGCCTAAGTTAGCTGAAGACAAGCCCTCGGGAAAGCGCATCATATTTTGAGTTATGAAATTGATTCTAATATATGTAACATTCATAAAGGTGGTATATATACACATGCGTCATTTTGCTTTTTTTATTTTTTTCATGCTATTTATTTTGTCCGCATGTCAAGAAAATGAAACGCCAACTGAAAAGAACACATTTCCGTTTGATCATATTCATGAGAAGTTTACCTATCATCCATTTCATTATCCTGGTGAATGGGATATCGTAGCGTTATCTGCGAATGTTGAGCATAAATACCAAGACTTCGAACAACCGGAAAACCACGGATATTCAGAGGTGCCGCATCGATATTCATTTACGTTTGGAAGAAAGGCACCAGAAAATGAAGTTCAAGAAGAAGCATTACATCAATTTAATGAACGAAATGCTCTTGAAGGGAAAACGGTACGACAAGTGTATTACCACTCGTACTTTGACTATTACGCACATTTAAGTATTGGTCAAGACGGCTTTACTCGGCTTATTTCAGATTTTGCGGAAACAGAAGAATGGGAGATCGAAGGTGAAAGCTTCCTTGTATTAAACCGAGATCATCAATGGGTGATTAATAGGTATAAGGATGGCGTTTATTATGACTTGTTAATTACAGCTGAAGCGGGGATAACTTCTCCGGAGCAAACTCGAGAATTAATAAAGGTGATTTTTATTGAGGCATAACTTTTGATAAGGAAATGAGTAAAGGTAATAATATGTTTTAAGTTGGATTTTTCTTCATGTTTTCGTCATATTTTCAAGGTGAATTGTAGAAGAATAAACAACAAAGAGGAGGTAATTGCCTATGAAGAATATAAATAAATTAAGCTTTGCAATAACTGTAGCACTTGTTTTATTAGGTGCATGTGGAGAAAACGATGATGCACAAATTGATGCCCCTGATGAATTAGAAGCTGCATCAGTTCAATTAGATGAGGATGATTTCTTTATTGAAGAAGAGAATGTAGACATTTCTCATATTCACGGATTAGGGTTTGCTGGCAATGAAGGCATCATTTATTTTGCAACACATGAAGGTTTGCTTTTAAATGATGAAGGTAGATGGTTTACAACGAGTGGAGAATTGAATGATTACATGGGCTTTAATGCTGTAAGCGACGGTTTTTATTCAAGCGGTCACCCAGGTTCAGACACGAAATTTGAAGGAAAGGATCCATTAGGCCTAGTTAAAAGTGTTGATGGTGGAAAAAATATTTATAATCTTGATTTATTAGAAGAAACAGATTTCCATGTCAAAGGAGCAGGCTATTATTCAAATGCAATATATGTCTATAATCCAGAGCCCAGCAGCAGAATGGAAGAGACTGGTTTACACTACACGTTAAATGAAGGGGAAACATGGACAAAAAGTGAGATGAACAATTTACCACAAGCATCATATGATCATGGAAACCACCCGAATTATTTTATTGCTGTTCATCCTTATGAAGAAAATGTTGTTGCGGTTGGAACAAGTGAAGGACTATATTTGTCTGAGGACTATGGTGATACATTCGAGGCGATGGACGTTGATGCGCCTGTTATTAGTATGACATATCATGAAGACCATTTGTATGCCGCAGTATGGACTGGGAAAATGGAACTGTTAAGGTTAGCAGATGATGGATCATATGAGGTAGTCCCTTTACCAGAGATGGATGAACAAGACGGGATTCAATATCTTGCTGTAAACCCACAAAATGAAAGTGAGATTGTTTTTACAACATTCTATGGTAATGGGTATATCACGACAGACCATGGAGAGTTTTGGGCTATGATCATGGAAGACTTTGAAACACTATTGCCTCCTTTTAGTACGTAATGGAATGCTGTAAGAATATGAATAAAACAAATGTTAGAGGTATTTGTATGAGTGACGCACTATCTATTGGTTTAGAATTTAACAAGTGATATGGTAAAAGAGGCTGTCTCACTGAATGGAGACGTCCTCTTTTTTCTTTGCACTATAAGAATGTATAAAATTTAGCTAAGAAGCAATTTCGGCGTAGTGAAAATTTTTATGTGTATAGTATAAGTGCAACTACGCCTTTGTCTTCGCCTTAAAGGCTCGCCAATCGGCGAGTTTTCTTTATGGAGTCGATAAGACAAAGGAATTCATTACATCAATGATGGGGGATATGTTCGTGATCTGGAGCCTTTAAAGGCAATTCCTCAAACGGCGGATGTGTAATAAAGATTACCGCTACACCAATAAGGTAAAAGAAAGTTATTGTATTTAAAAGAAATGATTTTAGTTTAGAAGACGTTTCCTCAGCTTCCCAATAATATACGACCCACCAGCTTGCTAATGAGGTTAGTAATATAAATAATAGCAGCAAGATCCGAATTTCTTGAGGCATTAACATTTCAGCAGTCATTGCCCCCATTAACCCAGCCATCCCACCTGAGAAGATCCCTTCCATAAGAGAGAGGGAGCCGTGAGGTCCTCCAATGATCATTCCAGCTAGAACAGATAACAATGTAGCGACAATAACTGAGAGAAAGAAGCTCCCATGAAATATTCCTCCGATATACAAACCAAGTGTTAATCCAAACAACATTGCTCCACCCATAGAAACCATCATTTTTTCCATCTTTGTACGTGTTTTGCTACGCTTTTGTACAGCGTACACATATAAAAGTAACGGAATAATAAAGAGAATAATATAAAGAAACATGGCAATTCCTCCAATACCTTAAAACAGGCTCATCTATTCATATGAGTCATGATGTTCTAATATGACAAGCCTTATATTCAAACTGTCATTTGAATATAGTTTTCATAATATATATAATCAAATATATATTAGAATGAAAAGGAAGGAAGTTGTATGGTGAAGGATACGTGTGAAATCTATTGTTATGATGAAGAGAAAGTAACAAGCGCAAAGTCTCAAATAAATGTGGAAGAAATTCGTACAATCAGCGTAGTTTTCAAAGCACTAGCGGACCCGACGAGGTTAACCATATTATATGCACTTATGAAAAAAGGAGAGTTGTGTGTATGTGATGTGGCTAATATTATCGATTCTTCTGTTGCAACAGCTTCACATCATTTGCGAACTCTCAAAAAACAAGGCGTTCTACATTATCGAAAAGAAGGCAAACTAGCTTTTTACCGTATAGAAAACGAGCAAATTGAGTCACTAATTGACGTTGCATTTAAGCAACGTATTGAGGTGAATTGATATGGCTGAAAAAGAGATTTATATTGTTCGAGGATTTACATGAGCGAGTTGTGCTGCTCAGTTCGAGCAGAATGTGAAAGACTTGCCAAGTGTACAGGATGCAAAAGTTTATTTTTCATCGGGAAAAATTGCTGTAGAAGGTACACCAACTGTTAAAGAATTAGAAAAAGCCGGTGCATTTGAAGGATTAAAGCTTCGTAAGGAATCTGAACGTATGCAAGAGAATGTTCCTTTTTGGAAAGAGAGAAGTAATATCTTTGTTATGATTTCTGCAGTTCTTGTGACTGTTGGATGGATTTTTCTTTTTAAATATGGTGAAGAACATCCCGCCACAATGACAATATTTTTATTAGCAATGACCATT
The Bacillus shivajii DNA segment above includes these coding regions:
- the yfcC gene encoding putative basic amino acid antiporter YfcC; translation: MEENTKKKGIEMPHTYVIIFFVVLFAALLTYLVPAGSFETEEITYTSGEVEETRTVLIPESFTIDEEVGTPGTSLFEPGGGIGILNYVFEGLVSGSKWGSAVGVVAFILIIGGAFGIIMRTRAIEEGILSVIDHTKGKEALIIPVMFFMFSLGGAVFGMGEEAIAFAMILVPLVVALGYNAIVGVMITYVATQIGFATSWMNPFGVAIAQGVADVPVLSGAPFRIVMWLVFTAVGTLYTWKYANKIRKDPSRSLSYQSDEYFRKEYEKKDIKVNFTKGHALVILTVVAGVAWIIWGVVQHAYYIPEIASQFFTIGLVAGIIGVIFKLNNMRVNDIAEGFAQGAKDLVPAALVVGMAKGIVIILGGDDPATASVLNTVLYSAGQLFNDMPEVISASLMLVFQSVFNFFVVSGSGQAALTMPLMAPLADMSGVERQIAVLAYQLGDGLTNIIVPTSAALMGTLGAARIDWGIWFKFIIKFQLLIFALAITFMVIAVLINLH
- the iadA gene encoding beta-aspartyl-peptidase; the protein is MLTLIKNAHVYAPTNLGVKDVLIADKRIAKIAEHIDVPEGWDWVKVIAGEGKVLVPGFIDGHVHITGGGGEGSFHTRTPELLLTDATTSGVTTVVGVIGTDGTTRTMASLVAKARALKEEGISCYVHTGSYQIPVRTLTGKIEDDLIFTDVIIGAGEIAIADHRSSQPTEKELARIASEARIGGMLSGKKGVVNIHLGDGSDGLSLIKKVIEETNIPIEQFYPTHINRNPYLFEQGIEFAKKGGFVDFTTSTVPKFLEEGEVKSSKALKRMLDAGVPIEQMTFTSDAQGSLPDFNQNGRLIGLKVGKIHSLYEAFVEAVEDEGLDLADVLKVITINPARILGLTGKGEITEGNDADLLLLDEHSLEIEKVYALGQLMVNEGRPIVKGTFET
- a CDS encoding BCCT family transporter, which encodes MKKFEYETKKPSIVFYISATLVALFVLWGAIGPESLQAVSDSALASTLNNFGWFYMLCTALFIAFVIFLAVSPFGRLKLGKSDEKPEYKFYTWIGMLFSAGIGVGFVFWGVAEPALYYLDPHPDYILESDEVKANVGLRYAVFHWALHPWAIFSLVALTLAYVQFRKDQPALISSAFQPLLGDRIYGPFGKGIDTLAVLATSTGVATTFGLSALQITGGLSHLTGTIPNNAFTQLTIIAIVTVLFIFSAASGINKGIRILSVINLTVASILLVFVIIAGPTLFIAESIVTTIGGYLANVTQMSLDLNPFGDGEWLGMYTIFFWAWHISWAPFMGIFIARISRGRTIREFVAGVLIVPSLLAVIWFTAFGGTALDMILQGNDRIGDLVVNNVEVALFVMLSEFGVMGIIMSILAVLLIIIFFITSADSASYVLGAMTSDGSLNPKLSVKVIWGFLIAGTASVLLLSGGLTGLQTASIVAALPFAMIMIVMLFSLIFMMGKDLRSEQKLFRRRQTKKVKEEVYGDMYDTMKEKVYDDMKEDVYEQVKEEVYDDMKDDVYEQVKDEVYDDMKEEVYEQVKEEVYDDMKEEMYEEFKEKVYDDLRDDLEDQLSGDLEPSNEKEETSSDKEKNNKKEK
- a CDS encoding NADPH-dependent FMN reductase, which codes for MSRPYTETIALINGSMNQDSYTRKLLEKVESRIKERGFKSTFIDVREINAPIYVPDAQPPKCIVETEEKLIGADGIVVGSPEYHGSFSGALKNLLDYYNSSHFKDKPIALVTTTGGVKAGTNTMNHLRLVFRNLHGLVIPPQFAISKKEATSELLFDDNMNARLETLVSSLEKEMKKKTLYENYFNNKED
- the csaA gene encoding chaperone CsaA → MATFDDFMKLDMRVGTVINAESFPEARVPAIKLRIDFGDEIGIKQSSAQITKRYEPDQIINKQIVAVVNFPPMRIAGFKSEVLVMGGVPEKGDVVLLNVDENVPNGTKIS
- a CDS encoding DUF2628 domain-containing protein; amino-acid sequence: MYNDDFNNRFQKDEAFRQKALHIVDKNSNYYFSKWERSSSPLKFAGFNWAAFFLSPFWLAYRQMYGMVMLYFILYLIGIVLTSLILPMMNIEQIPFVRLLFPIIISAFFGFKGNAFYAKRIRRMITDEETIDKPTAPLFKGKGTSWIGAVLAPVLIGFLLYLPAEWIESYETSLPEGVYVYDAVTGPPKSLTDITTTRKGHVQFQKYESTIQLLFYSDEPIGDRTFEVKLEFREKEQDPWETLLERPYGYFSSNSVNVTLLDAELPSTAIGEYRATVYIDGVEEDSTTFEVIMERAE
- a CDS encoding F510_1955 family glycosylhydrolase codes for the protein MKNINKLSFAITVALVLLGACGENDDAQIDAPDELEAASVQLDEDDFFIEEENVDISHIHGLGFAGNEGIIYFATHEGLLLNDEGRWFTTSGELNDYMGFNAVSDGFYSSGHPGSDTKFEGKDPLGLVKSVDGGKNIYNLDLLEETDFHVKGAGYYSNAIYVYNPEPSSRMEETGLHYTLNEGETWTKSEMNNLPQASYDHGNHPNYFIAVHPYEENVVAVGTSEGLYLSEDYGDTFEAMDVDAPVISMTYHEDHLYAAVWTGKMELLRLADDGSYEVVPLPEMDEQDGIQYLAVNPQNESEIVFTTFYGNGYITTDHGEFWAMIMEDFETLLPPFST
- a CDS encoding ArsR/SmtB family transcription factor, giving the protein MVKDTCEIYCYDEEKVTSAKSQINVEEIRTISVVFKALADPTRLTILYALMKKGELCVCDVANIIDSSVATASHHLRTLKKQGVLHYRKEGKLAFYRIENEQIESLIDVAFKQRIEVN